From the genome of Latilactobacillus curvatus JCM 1096 = DSM 20019:
GACAGTTGATGTCAAAAAAAGGGCGTCAAATTGGTGGTGTCATTGGTATTCTGGTCATATTCGGTCTGGTAGCGGGCGGAATTGTGGTTCAGCGACAACATCACCAACGAGAAGTAAAAATCGCGCAACAACAAGCCAAGATTAAGCGCCAACGACAAGCGCAAGAAGCAAAGAAACAGCGCGAATCACAAAAAGTCGCTGCTGCTAAAGCAAAGGAAGAACGACTTAAAGCAGAAAGCCAACCGACAATTGTTGCAGAACAAGCGTTAGATGACTACTTAAAGCAAATTGGCTTTTCAGGTACCGCGTTAATTGTCCGCGATAAGCAAGTTTTGTTGGATAAGGGGTACGGCAGTGCTAATCGGGCCAAGCAGTTGGTGAATACGCCAGATACGCTATATGCGATTGGTTCAACTGAAAAAGCGTTGATTGCAACGAGTTTATTGCAGTTACAAGAACAAGGAAAGCTAAACGTCAACGATCCAATCAGTCGGTACCTCCCGGACTTTCCGAATGGGCAGCAGATTAAACTGACTGATTTTTTACATCATACATCAGGCATTGTCGGTCGGGACCAAGATAATCAGACGAAGACTCTCGACCAATTAATCGAAGAAATTATTAAAAATGGGATTAAGGAACAACCGGGCAAGTGGCACTATATGGATGCGAACTATATTGTGCTGACGAAGGTTTTGGAAAAAGTGAGTCATCAAGATTACAAAACGTATCTAAAAGAAAAAATTCTAAAACCAAGTAAAATGGCGCACACTGGTTTCATGACGGATCAATATTCGCGATTACCAGCGGCTTCCATTGGCTATCTGGCAAATGGCGCTGCGGGACAACTCCCCAATTTCACGCAACTACCAAGGGTCGGAGATATGTATATGACGGCGACTGATATGTACCGTTTTGACCGCGCGTTGTGGACTGGAAAATTAATTAATGAACAGAGTAAGGCTCAAATGTTCCAACCAGGGAGTACGTCCCACTATGGAATGGGCTTTTACAATGATCCAGCACTCATTATTAACCGTGGTTATTTGTCAGGCTGGAATGTGTCGAACGGATTTAGCCACGGTGGCCGAATCTATATCGTGTTATTTTCAAACGAAAAGAACGAAAAGGTTTCGCTCAGCAAGATGAACGGTGAATTATATACTAAAATAACTGCAACGATTTAAGGGTTTTGTTCCTTATTTAGTTGATACGGACAGCGCAACGATAAAATCAAACCTGGAAGAACTGTACAAAGAACATAAAGAGGATAATTTGGTTTTCCGAAATATGGCTCCTATGATGGAATTACGGACAAACTGTTCGATATAATACATCATAAAGGAGCTTTTTATTATGGCAATTAAATATTCAAATGAATTTAAAGAATCGATTGTTAGCTTAAGTCAGACTGGCCGTTCGGCCAACTCACTGGCTAAAGAATACAACGTCAGTGTTTCAACGGTCACTAAGTGGATTAAACAAGCTGATCCTAACAACACTAAAGTGCTATCATCAAATGAACGTGCTCTGATTAAAGAAAATAAACGGTTAAAAGAAGAACTTGATATTTTAAAACGAGCGGCGGCGCTCATGGCAAAAAGCTAATTATTAAAGGGCGTGCCCTCGTGTTAGAAGTCGTCAACGCTAATTTACTTGCTGGGCACCGCATTACGCGTATCTTATCAGTACTCAAAATTCCGCGCTCAACCTACTATGATTATCTACATTGGCAGCCAAGTAGAACTGAACGCCGCCGGCATTTAATTAAACAAGAAGTGTTAACGGCTTGGTTAAGATATCCAATGTATGGCTACCCACGATTAACGATCTTACTAAATCAACAGTCTGATATTCACGTTAGTCAGCGTCTGGTCTATCAACAAATGTGTGAATTAGGGATTAGATCTAGAATGGTTAAACGAATCAATAAGCCAACCACTCAGACTGATTATGATCAGCGACCAAACTTGATTAAGCAGTTAACTGATCAATCTGGTATTTTATTGACTGATATTACGTACATTCCCCTTAACCATACTTGGTGTTACCTAGCTAGTGTCTATAATCCAGTAACCCGACGGGTTATTGCTTACCAACTTAATACGCAGATGACTAAAGAACTAGCGACTAACGTTATTACCCAAGTCATGGCGCAAGCAGTTAAACCACAAATTATTCATAGTGATATGGGAAGCCAATACACAAGTGACTTATTTGAAAACACTTTATCGAAGTATGGTATCAAGCATTCTTACTCCCGAAAGGGTCAGCCCGGCGATAACGCGCGAATTGAAAGTTTTCATTCAATTTTGAAACGTGAATACGTTAATTTCCAAGATTTTAAGACAATTCATGAAGCAATCGCCGGAATTGATAACTATATTCGTTGGTATAACAGTGATCGTATTTCACTTGTAGCGTAGCTACAGGCTATTAAATTCAATAATGTTGGGGCTTATTTAATATACTCTAAAGCGTTTTTAAAATCTGAACGGGACTAAAACTTCGGCCTCCGAAAATTAAATTAAGTAATTTAAATTGAAAGTCAAATTTGTTCGTACTTTTATGTCCGGATTCTTGACATAGGAGCCTCTCTTTACTGGACGATGGTCTTGTTCAATCAAATTATTCAGGTATTTAATGGTACGATGTTCTGTCCCTTGATAAAAGCCGTATTCTTTTAGTTTCTTAAAGGCACTTGTAATAGAGGGGGGCTTTATCTGTGACTACAACCTTCGGTTCATCAAACTGCTTCACTAACCGCTTAAGAAAAGCATAGGCTGCTTGTGTGTCCCGTTTTTTACGTAACCAAATATCCAAGGTTAAACCATCTGCATCGATGGCTCGATACAAATAATGCCATTTTCCTTTAATTTTGATGTACGTTTCATCCATTTTCCATGAATAAAAGGATTTTTTATTTTTCTTTTTCCAAATTTGATAGAGTAGTTTGCCATATTCTTGCACCCAACGATAAATCGTCGTATGAGAAACGTTAATGCCACGATCATATAAGATTTCTTGAACTTCACGATAGCTAAGGTTATAACGAAGATAGTAGCCCACGGCTACAATAATCACATCCTGCTGAAATTGCTTTCCTTTAAAATGATTCATCGTCATTCCTCCTGCTATCTTTTTCTATTATTCTACCTTATTTGATAGTAGATTTAAAACTTTGCAACAGAACCGATTTAAGTAAAAAAACGGGTTTAATGATTCAGATGAAGGACTTTAATTAGTGTTGATCTGAGATTATTGACCCGTTTTTTAATTTTGGATGTGCTACAAATGCCGAATTGGTAAGGATGTTAAATTGTGTAAAATTTAATTTGGGTAAAACGCTTTCTTTTTGGACATCGGTAATCTATAATAGTTTTCGAGGAAACGTTTTCCTAACATTGTTGTTAAAGGAGGATTAAGATGACTGAAAAATACATTTTGGCGATTGATGAGGGAACAACCAGTACTCGTTCAATCATTTTTGATCACAATGGTCAAAAAGTCGCCGATGCACAGCGTGAATTCCCCCAGTACTTCCCCGAACCGGGCTGGGTAGAACATAATGCAAACGAAATTTGGAACGCTGTTTTATCGACGATTGCAAACGCTTTTATATCATCGGGGATTCAACCCCATCAAATCGCGGGGATTGGGATTACTAATCAACGTGAAACAACTATTATTTGGGATAAGGAAACTGGTTTACCAATTTATAATGCGGTTGTTTGGCAATCAAGACAAACAAATGACATTGCCGAACAATTGAAGAAAGATGGGCATGAAGAATTATTCCATCAAAAGACGGGGCTATTAATTGATGCTTACTTCTCAGCGACTAAGATTCGTTGGATTTTGGATCAAGTGCCAGGTGCACAAGAACGAGCCGAAAAGGGCGAACTCCTCTTTGGAACCATCGATACTTGGATTACATGGAAGTTAACAGGTGGCGCTTCACACGTTACCGACTATACAAATGCAAGTCGGACAATGTTGTTTAACATTCACGATTTGGATTGGGACGACGAAATCCTCAAGATTTTAAACATTCCACGGGCCATGTTACCTGATGTTCGGTCAAACTCTGAAATTTATGGTGAAACAGCACCTTATCATTTCTATGGTAGCACGGTACCAATTTCAGGGATGGCAGGGGATCAACAAGCCGCATTATTTGGTCAATTAGCTCTCCAACCAGGGATGGTTAAGAACACCTATGGGACAGGTTCATTTATTGTGATGAATACTGGCGAAAAACCAACAATGTCAGAAAACAACTTGCTAACGACAATTGGTTATTCAATCAATGGTAAAGTCAACTATGCACTTGAAGGCTCAGTCTTCGTTGCTGGTTCAGCCATTCAATGGTTGCGTGATAGTATGCAACTGGTTGAAAAATCATCAGATTCAGAAGCAGCCGCTAAGGCTTCAACCAGTTTAAATGAAGTTTATGTTGTGCCTGCCTTTACAGGTTTGGGTGCACCATACTGGGACTCAGAAGCACGTGGTTCAATTCTAGGGATTACGCGTGGGACGAACCGACAAGACGTTATTAAGGCAACACTGCAATCATTAGCTTATCAAACTCGGGATGTCGTTCAAACCATGCAAAAAGATACTGGCATTGATATCAAAGTGCTCCGCGTTGATGGTGGTGCTGCAAACAACAACTATTTAATGCAATTCCAAGCAGATATTTTGAATAGCTCGATTGAAAAGGCAGCTAATTTAGAAACAACTGCAATGGGGGCTGCATTTTTGGCTGGTTTAGCAGTTGGTTTCTGGCAAGATACAGACGAATTGGCGCATATTTTCTCAGTTGGGCAACGTTTCGAACCAGAAATGCCTGAAGAAGAACGGGAAGATCTCTATGCTGGTTGGCAACAAGCAGTTGAAGCAACAAAGGTTTTCAAACATCGACCATATAAAATGCGTGAATGAGGAGGATTATAATGACATTTTCATTAGAAGGACGTCAACAAGTAATTAATAACTTAAAGAACGAACAACTTGATTTATTAGTAATCGGTGGCGGGATCACTGGTGCTGGGGTTGCTATTCAAGCGGCTGCATCAGGCATCAAAACCGGTTTGATTGAAATGCAAGATTTTGCTGAGGGGACTTCATCACGTTCAACGAAGTTAGTTCACGGTGGTATCCGTTATTTAAAGACTTTCGACGTTGGGGTTGTTGCAGATACTGTTAGTGAACGGGCCGTTGTTCAAGGGATTGCACCTCACATCCCACGGCCTACACCAATGCTTTTACCAATCTATGATGAACCTGAAGCAACTTACGACATGTTCAGTGTCAAGATTGCCATGGATTTATACGATAAATTGGCAGGGGTAACTGGTACACAATATGCCAACTATACAATTGATCGTAAAGAAGTACTCCAACGCGAACCTGGCTTGAAGTCAGACCGTTTGATGGGTGCTGGTGTTTATTTAGATTTCGTCAATAATGATGCGCGCTTAGTCATCGAAAATATTAAAGAAGCTGACGAATTAGGTGCATCAATCGCAAGTCACGTTAAAGCAGTCGGAATGACTTATGATGCAAACGGTCGCGTAAACGGTTTGAAAGCACACGATGAATTAACGGATGAAACATTCGATATTCATGCCAAATTAGTCATTAATACTGCTGGCCCTTGGGTGGATAAAGTAAATGCTTTAAACACGGAAGTCAAAGCACAAGAAACACTTCGTCCTACTAAAGGGATTCATTTAGTTGTTGATAGTAGTCGTTTATCAGTGCCACAACCAACTTACTTCGATTCAGGCTTACATGATGGTCGGATGATTTTCGTTGTGCCACGCGAAGGTAAGACGTACTTCGGGACAACTGATACTGATTACACAGGCGATTTCAAACACCCACGTGTTGAACAAGCAGACGTTGATTACCTCTTAAAAGCAATCAACAATCGCTATCCTAGCGTTAATATCGCTTTAAACGATATTGAAGCTAGCTGGGCAGGTTTACGACCATTAATTTCTAATAACGGTAGCTCCGATTATAACGGTGGTGGCGCTAATAGCGGTAAGGTTTCAGAAGAATCATTCAACAACTTAATCAAGACAGTTGATGATTACGAAAACAAAACAGCTGCTCGTGCAGATGTTGAAAAAGCAATCAGTCAATTAAGAACGGCGCATGCTGAAGAATCAGTCAACCCATCACAAGTTTCTCGTGGTAGTGATTTGAAAGTGGCTGAAAACGGCTTAATCACTTTATCAGGTGGTAAGATTACTGATTATCGTAAGATGGCAGCCGGTGCGCTTGAATTAATCCGGGATATCTTGAAGAAAGATTTCAATGAAACAGTTCGTGAAATCGATTCTAAGAAATTACAAGTTTCAGGTGGGCACTTCGATCCAAATAACGTGGATGATACCCTTAAATTCTATGCAAAAGTTGCGATGAACAAAGGGATTGATGAAGAAGATGCGATTGATTTAGCAAACCGCTTCGGTTCAAACGTCAGCCGGGTTGTTTCATACGCGGACCAAGGTGCTGCTGAAGGCTTGAACTTGAAAGAAACAATCAGCTTAAGATACTCAGTTAACGAAGAAATGACATTAACACCAGTTGATTATCTTTTAAGACGGACAAACTTCATCTTATTCCACAATGATCAATTAGCAGCCATCAAACAACCAGTTGTTGATGAAATGGCGCGTTTATTGAACTGGGATGACGCTGAAAAAGCACGTCAAACAGAATTATTGGATTCAGCAATTGCTGAAGCACAATTAGACTATTTAAAATAGGACTTAACTTGGAGGAAATCTCATGGAACATTCAATAATGGTTCAGGCGCTTGGTGAACTTGTTGGGACGTTTATCCTTGTTCTTTTAGGGGATGGCGTTGTAGCGGGCGTTAGCTTAGCAAAAACAAAAGCCAACGGTGCTGGCTGGGTTGCTATCACGCTTGGTTGGGGCTTTGCGGTTACTTTAGGGGTATATACCTCTGCATTTATGGGACCTGCACACTTGAACCCAGCGGTGACGATTGCTTTTGCAATGATTGGCAAGACCCCTTGGGCAGCGGTGGTACCATTCATTATCGCCCAAATGATTGGGGCGTTCTTAGGCGCAGTTGTCGTTTGGATTCAATACTATCCACATTGGCAAGCTACTAAAGATCAAGCAGCAATCTTAGGCACTTTTGCAACTGGCCCTGCGATTCGCAGCCCATTTGCCAATTTAATGAGTGAATTGATTGGGACATTCGTCTTAATCTTCGCTTTACTAGCATTAACACGTGGTGAATTAACAGCCGGTTTGAACCCATTAGTGGTTGGGGTGGTTATCACAGCAATCGGTCTATCACTTGGTGGGACGACTGGTTACGCGATTAACCCGGCTCGAGATTTAGGCCCACGGATTGCCCATGCAGTCTTGCCGATTGCCAACAAGGGTGATTCAGACTGGTCATACAGCTGGATCCCAGTTGTCGGTCCAATCATCGGTGGGATTTTAGGTGCATTACTCTTCGTTGTATTGCCATAACGATAAAAAAACGATTAACCAACAGGTTAATCGTTTTTTTTGTGTATTTATGATTTAAATACGAATTATTAAATGTATTTATATAAAATAGTTCGTAAAATATTTTGACATATCAGATGAAGATTGTTAGAATCAAAGCATAATCAACAACGAGAAAGTGGGCAAAGAATATGAGTGATGTGGCACTTGTTATGGGCTCTATATCAGATTGGGGAACAATGGAACAGACCGCTTCTGTATTATCGGAGTTGGGCGTGAGTTATACGAAACAGATTATTTCTGCTCATCGGATGCCGGATGAAATGTTCGCCTTTTCAAAAGAAGCACAGGCGAACGGGTATCGTGCGATTATTGCTGGTGCGGGTGGTGCCGCACATTTGCCGGGGATGATTGCTGCCAATACAGTCTTACCAGTCATTGGCGTGCCAATTCAAAGTAAGGCACTTAGTGGGCTGGATTCTTTATTATCAATTGTGCAAATGCCAGGTGGCGTACCAGTGGCGACGGTTGCGATTGGTAAAGCGGGGGCCGTTAACGCTGGTATTTTAGCGACACAGATTTGTGGCTTGCAGGTCCCAGCTTATCAAGTGGCACTGCAACAGTATCAAGCACGGATGCATGCAAAGGCGGTGGCAAGTAATGCAGACTTTGACTAACCAAATTTTACCAGGGCAAACGATTGGGATTGTTGGGGGCGGTCAGTTAGGTCAGATGATGACATTAGCGGCTAAAGAGATGGGGTTTGCAGTGATTATCTTAGATCCGCAGGCAGACTGTCCAGCCGGACAAGTCGCGGATGATCAAATTGTGGCAGCTTATGATGATCAGGCACAAATTATGATGTTAGCGCAACGTGTCGATGTGTTGACATATGAATTTGAAAACGTCGATGCTAAGACGATTGAAGCTGCCCGAGAATATACATGGATTCCTCAAGGGACGAAGGCGCTACGGATTGCTCAAGACCGATTGTTGGAGAAACAATTTCTTGTTGACCAACAGCTACCACATGCCACCTTTGAGATTGTAACGACCCCTGCAGAATTAATACCAGCTGTTAAAAAAGTTGGTTTTCCTTGTATCTTGAAGACCACGCGCGGTGGATATGATGGTAAAGGACAAGTCATTCTACGGTCCGCAATGGATATGGAGGTGGCTCAACAGTTGTTAACCGCTAGTGTTTGTGTATTAGAAGCGATGGTCCATTTTGATCAAGAAATTTCGGTCATAATTAGTCAGAATTCAGCCGGGCAACAAGCCGTTTTTCCCGCAATCGAGAATCAACACCGAGATAACATTTTACATATCAGCATCTGCCCGGCGCGCATTTCAGCGGCGTTAGCGGCACAAGCGGAATCGGTTGCGGCAAAAATTGCCACGCAGATTGAATTAGTCGGCACGTTAGGTGTCGAGTTTTTTGTCGGCCATGACGGGCAACTCTACGTTAATGAGATTGCACCGCGGCCGCATAATTCAGGTCATCTAACGATTGAAGCGTGTGACTTTTCTCAATTTGCAACCCACATTCGGGGCGTCTGCAACTGGCCACTCCAAATACCACAATTGTGGCAATCAGCGGTAATGGTCAATATTCTTGGGCAGCACTGGCAAGCAGCGCTAACAGCCAGTCGGCAGTCAGCAGATTGGCATTATCACGACTATGGCAAAGTGGTTCAAAAGGTCAACCGCAAGATGGGCCACGTCACGTTATTAACGCCGGCTGTTGATGAAACGTTAACGGCAATTAAAAAGACTAAAATTTGGGACTAGAGGGGACGCTAATAAATGATTGAACGGTATACAAATCCTGAAATGGGTGCGATTTGGACGGACCAGAATAAATATGAGGCATGGCTGGCAGTTGAAATTTTAGCGGATGAGGCTTGGTCAGAACTCGGACACATTCCGGCTGAAGATGTTGCGAAAATTCGTGCCAATGCGATGTTCTCAATTCCACGGATCTTAGAAATCGAACAGGAAACGCGGCACGATGTTGTCGCCTTCACCAGAGCAGTTTCTGAATCACTTGGAGATGAACGCAAGTGGGTCCACTATGGTTTAACATCGACCGATGTGGTGGATACGGCGTATGGTTATTTGTTGAAACAAGCCAACACCATTTTGCGGGCCGATATCGATGCGCTATTGGCGGTGATTGCCAAACAAGCCAAACGTTACCAAGATACGGTCATGATGGGCCGGACGCATGGTGTTCACGCTGAACCAACGACGTTTGGGTTGAAGCTAGCACTATGGTATTCGGAATTAAAACGACATAAGGCACATTTTGAAGAAGCTGCAAAAGGCGTTGAAGCCGGTAAAATTAGTGGGGCGGTGGGCACGTTTGCCAATATTCCACCGTTTGTCGAAGCCTATGTGTGCGAACATTTAGGAATTCGCGCCCAAGAAATCTCAACACAAGTCTTACCACGGGACTTGCATGCTGCCTACGTGGCTGAAATGGCGTTACTAGCAACTTCAATCGAGAAGTTTGCGACTGAAATTCGGGGTCTCCAAAAATCTGAAACCCGCGAGGTCGAAGAATTTTTCGCGAAAGGCCAAAAAGGCTCATCAGCGATGCCCCATAAACGGAATCCGATTGGTTCTGAAAATATTACGGGCTTGGCACGCGTGATTCGCGGACACATGGTAACGGCGTATGAAGACGTTGCACTCTGGCATGAACGTGATATTTCGCATAGTTCTGCCGAACGCATCATCTTACCGGATACTACGATTTTGTTGGATTATATGCTTCGACGGTTCACCAAAATTATGACGGACTTGACAGTCTTCCCAGAAAATATGAAGCGTAATATGGGGCGGACTTTCGGGTTGATTTACAGCCAACGGGTTCTTTTGAAGTTAATCGATCATGGGCTTTCGAGAGAAGCGGCTTATGACTTGATTCAACCTAAAACGGCCCAAGCTTGGGATCAACAAACTGATTTCAGACCGTTGTTAGAAGCGGATGACCGGATTATGAATGTGTTGACGCCCGCTGATTTAGACGACGCGTTTGATTACCATTACCATATTCGCCGCGTCGCAGAAATCTTTGACCGCGTTGGTTTGGGCGAATAATGATGAAAACTTTGAAATGAGGTTATTTCAAAGTTTTTTTACACCCTAATGTAACACGAACGATTATTTTAATTTTAAATAAAATGTATGTTATTTGGAGGGATTCAAGCATGAGTGAGACGTTGTTTTATTCTGGAAAAGCGAAAGATGTTTTTACAACTGACGATCAAAATGTGTTGAGAATGGTCTATAAGGACCAAGCAACGGCGTTAAATGGCAAACGCAAGGAACAGATTACGGGAAAAGGATTATTGAATTATCAGATTTCGAAATTAATTTTCAAATACTTGATGGCAAATGGTATTGAAACGCATTTAATCGAGAATATTTCAGCAACTGAACAGCTCGTCAAGAAAGTGACGATTGTGCCCCTAGAAGTAGTATTGCGCAACGTGGTGGCAGGGAGTTTTGCCCGCAAGTTTGGTCAAGCACCGGGCAAACGATTGGCCACGCCGATTATCGAATACTATTACAAAAATGATGCACTAGATGATCCAGCCATCAATATTTCGCAAGCCACCGCGCTTGGAATTGTGACACCGGCGGAAATTGAAGTGATTGAAAAACAAACTAAGCAGATCAACCAGCTGCTAATCGATTTATTCGACCGTGCGGATATCGATTTAATCGACTTTAAGTTGGAATTTGGCCGGTATGACGGTCGCTTGATTTTGGCGGATGAATTTTCCCCAGATAACTGCCGTCTGTGGGATCAAACGACGCATGAATCGCTAGATAAGGATGTTTTCCGCTTGAACAAAGGGGATTTAGTATCGGTGTACGATGTCGTATTACGACGATTAGAAAAAATTTTAGGGGGTTCTACAGATGTTTAATGTGCGTGTGCAAGTGACTTATAAAGATTCGGTGCTAGATCCACAAGGCCAGGCTGTCCAAAAAGCTATCGAACGACTTGGCTTTGATGGTGTGAGCGGCATGCGCATTGGCAAGTCCTTTGAAATGCAAGTGGCTGGCGATGACCAAGCCGCAGTTGAAAAAAAGGTCGCACAAATCTGTGATCAACTCTTAGCCAATCCTAATATGGAACAATACCACTACGACATACAAAAGGTGGCGACGAATCAATGAAATTTGCCGTATTAGTTTTCCCAGGTTCCAATTGTGACGCTGATTTATATCATGCAATTGAAGATGTTTGTCATGAAAACGCTGAGTATATCCCGTACACAGCAACTAGCCTGGCAGGTTTTGATGCCGTATTAGTGCCCGGGGGCTTTTCATACGGCGATTATTTACGCAGTGGTGCGATTGCCAAGTTGGCACCGATTATGACGGCAGTTAAGGCGTTTGCGGCTGCTGGCAAACCGGTTATCGGTATTTGCAACGGGTTCCAAATTTTAACGGAACTCGGGTTATTACCAGGCGTTCTTTTGCCGAATCGACAAACCCATTTTATCTGTGACACAGTCGCGTTGAACGTGACCAATGCCGGTACGATGTTCACCCAACACTATATGCCGAACGAACAAATTCGGTTGCCGATTGCTCATGGTGAAGGGAATTATTATTGCGATGCAGAGACCCTGGAACGGTTAAAAGTGAACCACCAAATTGCATTTACTTATCAAAATGATGTGAATGGTAGTTTAGCGAATATTGCGGGCGTTACGAATGAAGCCGGCAATGTCTTAGGGATGATGCCCCATCCAG
Proteins encoded in this window:
- the purC gene encoding phosphoribosylaminoimidazolesuccinocarboxamide synthase, encoding MSETLFYSGKAKDVFTTDDQNVLRMVYKDQATALNGKRKEQITGKGLLNYQISKLIFKYLMANGIETHLIENISATEQLVKKVTIVPLEVVLRNVVAGSFARKFGQAPGKRLATPIIEYYYKNDALDDPAINISQATALGIVTPAEIEVIEKQTKQINQLLIDLFDRADIDLIDFKLEFGRYDGRLILADEFSPDNCRLWDQTTHESLDKDVFRLNKGDLVSVYDVVLRRLEKILGGSTDV
- the purS gene encoding phosphoribosylformylglycinamidine synthase subunit PurS, whose translation is MFNVRVQVTYKDSVLDPQGQAVQKAIERLGFDGVSGMRIGKSFEMQVAGDDQAAVEKKVAQICDQLLANPNMEQYHYDIQKVATNQ
- the purQ gene encoding phosphoribosylformylglycinamidine synthase subunit PurQ; protein product: MKFAVLVFPGSNCDADLYHAIEDVCHENAEYIPYTATSLAGFDAVLVPGGFSYGDYLRSGAIAKLAPIMTAVKAFAAAGKPVIGICNGFQILTELGLLPGVLLPNRQTHFICDTVALNVTNAGTMFTQHYMPNEQIRLPIAHGEGNYYCDAETLERLKVNHQIAFTYQNDVNGSLANIAGVTNEAGNVLGMMPHPERAVETLLGSDDGQRLFAALITSIRKGGQ